A genomic segment from Frateuria edaphi encodes:
- a CDS encoding lipocalin-like domain-containing protein, with amino-acid sequence MSLHRTFFRLAVVACLLPGLAWSSGAGATDTGDVSLAGTWTLVAADVLHPDGSRSHDYGDAPKGLLLIDRTGHYSLQLYRADRPRFANPSKAKATAQEYRAAVMGASTHYGTVAVEPDRHQLVFHIEGASFPNWEGQEQRRAFELHGDTLSYRVPPRPDGDVPVSVWRRIGH; translated from the coding sequence ATGAGCCTGCATCGCACCTTCTTCCGCCTCGCTGTCGTCGCCTGTCTGCTGCCGGGCCTGGCCTGGTCATCCGGCGCCGGTGCGACCGACACCGGCGATGTTTCGCTGGCCGGAACCTGGACGCTGGTGGCGGCCGACGTACTGCATCCGGACGGCTCGCGTTCGCACGACTACGGGGACGCGCCGAAGGGCCTGCTGCTGATCGACCGCACCGGCCACTACTCGCTGCAGCTCTACCGCGCCGACCGCCCGCGTTTCGCCAATCCGAGCAAGGCCAAGGCCACTGCGCAGGAATACCGGGCGGCGGTCATGGGCGCGAGCACCCACTACGGCACGGTCGCGGTCGAGCCGGATCGGCACCAGTTGGTGTTCCATATCGAAGGCGCCTCCTTCCCCAACTGGGAGGGGCAGGAGCAACGCCGCGCCTTCGAGTTGCACGGCGACACGCTCAGCTACCGTGTGCCGCCGCGTCCGGACGGCGACGTGCCCGTATCGGTCTGGCGGCGCATCGGCCACTGA
- a CDS encoding 5-carboxymethyl-2-hydroxymuconate Delta-isomerase has protein sequence MAQARGREPSYRLRRGWMPPAELFCGLDRVARGKPPFSKTRPEDMPHFIVDCSQEILRQHSEEAILARLHRAVNSTGLFEESDIKVRIHPFRIHAAGGAREDFIHVFSYIMQGRTVEQRADLSKRVVGELAGMFPAVHRIAMNVMEFEKATYFNRDML, from the coding sequence GTGGCACAAGCCCGCGGGCGCGAACCGAGCTACCGCTTGCGGCGTGGGTGGATGCCGCCTGCCGAGTTGTTTTGCGGCCTCGATCGAGTGGCCCGAGGTAAGCCGCCTTTTTCCAAAACCAGGCCGGAAGACATGCCGCACTTCATCGTCGATTGTTCGCAGGAAATACTGCGACAGCACAGCGAGGAAGCCATCCTCGCGCGCCTGCATCGCGCCGTGAATTCGACGGGATTGTTCGAGGAATCCGATATCAAGGTGCGGATCCATCCCTTCCGGATCCACGCCGCCGGCGGCGCAAGGGAAGACTTCATCCACGTGTTTTCGTACATCATGCAGGGACGAACCGTCGAGCAGCGCGCCGATCTCTCGAAAAGGGTGGTCGGCGAACTGGCCGGCATGTTTCCGGCCGTCCACCGGATCGCCATGAACGTGATGGAATTCGAGAAGGCGACCTATTTCAATCGGGACATGTTGTAG
- a CDS encoding ExbD/TolR family protein: protein MAFSARIESSPFAGINVTPLVDVLLVLLIIFMITAPVVVHRNRVDLPVSGHASSDRPEPLRVTVDPGGMVFFNGTLVSDGALATQLDIAASHGLDDPASIPRVELHARDEASYDDVARVLALVKAHGITGIDFASD from the coding sequence ATGGCTTTCTCTGCGAGGATCGAGTCGTCCCCCTTCGCCGGCATCAACGTCACCCCGCTCGTCGACGTGTTGCTGGTGTTGCTCATCATTTTCATGATCACGGCGCCGGTCGTTGTGCACAGGAACCGCGTTGACCTGCCCGTGTCGGGTCACGCATCCAGCGACAGGCCCGAACCGTTGCGGGTCACCGTGGACCCGGGCGGCATGGTGTTCTTCAACGGCACGCTGGTGAGCGATGGCGCGCTCGCTACGCAGTTGGACATTGCCGCAAGCCACGGCCTGGATGACCCGGCCAGCATTCCCCGTGTCGAGCTCCACGCCCGGGATGAAGCCTCATACGACGATGTGGCGCGGGTGCTGGCGCTGGTGAAGGCGCACGGCATCACCGGCATCGATTTCGCATCGGACTGA
- a CDS encoding TPR end-of-group domain-containing protein has protein sequence MASDSNSPRVDYAFGDIRVEPAAHRVLRDGHELELEPKAYSVLLQFVTHPGELIQHDDLLEHVWGHKCVTPASLSRVISQLRQKLGDEAAEPRYIQTVHGLGYRLIAGVTARNPTDANRASGAVPRPLRHADGDHDRRSIAVLPFVNMSGDVENEYFSDGIAEEILSLLTKLPQLKVSSRTSSFFFKGKEIDLPTIAAKLDVSTVLEGSVRRAGNRVRLTAQLIDVASDSTLWAETYDRELRDVFAIQDDIAQSIVDALKVTLSPKERRAIQYVATADVQAYDDYLRGRKYFYAWNRRDSLRAIDMYERAIARDPKYAAAWAGLSDAYVMRHRFLDANPAHVAQAMEASERALQMDPDSAEAHASRGLALYVSKRFKQAEQEFETAMMLNPNLLEAYFLYGMICSSLGHFQKAAWLYLRAAEVSPADYLPLVYLSQAYSEMGRKEDERKSRHRAIELIERALSVNPDDARARYMGAANFAAMGDKAKAIEWANLALRSSEDEPMVFYNAACTFAVLEEHDRAIDLLERAVKLGWGDRAWMANDSDLASLRNKPRFQALLTSLN, from the coding sequence GTGGCCAGTGACTCGAACAGTCCGCGGGTCGACTACGCGTTCGGCGATATCCGCGTCGAGCCGGCGGCCCACCGCGTGTTGCGCGATGGCCACGAACTCGAACTGGAGCCGAAGGCCTACTCCGTGTTGCTGCAGTTCGTGACCCATCCGGGCGAACTGATCCAGCACGACGACCTGCTGGAACACGTGTGGGGGCACAAGTGCGTCACGCCGGCATCGTTGAGCCGGGTCATCTCGCAGTTGCGCCAGAAGCTCGGCGACGAAGCGGCGGAGCCGCGCTACATCCAGACCGTGCATGGGCTTGGCTATCGCCTGATCGCCGGCGTCACAGCCAGGAACCCAACGGATGCCAACCGGGCCAGCGGCGCCGTGCCCCGTCCACTGCGCCATGCGGACGGCGACCACGACCGCCGCAGCATCGCCGTGTTGCCGTTCGTCAACATGAGCGGCGACGTGGAAAACGAGTACTTCAGCGACGGCATCGCCGAGGAAATCCTCAGCCTGCTGACCAAGCTGCCGCAACTGAAAGTTTCCTCGCGAACCTCCTCGTTCTTCTTCAAGGGCAAGGAGATCGACCTCCCGACGATCGCGGCCAAGCTGGACGTCAGCACCGTGCTCGAAGGCAGCGTGCGCCGGGCGGGCAACAGGGTGCGGCTCACCGCGCAGCTGATCGACGTGGCGTCGGACTCGACGCTGTGGGCCGAGACGTACGACCGCGAACTGCGCGACGTGTTCGCCATCCAGGACGACATCGCCCAGAGCATCGTCGATGCCCTGAAGGTCACCCTGTCGCCGAAGGAGCGCCGCGCGATCCAGTACGTCGCCACCGCCGACGTGCAGGCCTATGACGACTATCTGCGCGGGCGGAAGTATTTCTATGCATGGAACCGGCGCGATTCGCTGCGCGCCATCGACATGTACGAGCGCGCCATCGCGCGGGACCCGAAGTACGCCGCGGCCTGGGCCGGCCTGTCCGATGCGTACGTGATGCGGCATCGCTTCCTGGATGCGAATCCCGCGCACGTGGCGCAGGCCATGGAAGCCAGCGAGCGGGCCCTGCAGATGGACCCGGACTCGGCCGAGGCGCATGCCTCGCGCGGCCTGGCGCTGTACGTCAGCAAGCGGTTCAAGCAGGCCGAGCAGGAATTCGAGACGGCCATGATGCTCAACCCGAACCTGCTGGAAGCCTATTTCCTGTACGGCATGATCTGCAGTTCGCTGGGCCATTTCCAGAAAGCCGCCTGGCTGTACCTGCGCGCGGCCGAAGTCAGTCCCGCCGACTACCTGCCGCTGGTCTACCTCAGCCAGGCGTACAGCGAGATGGGCCGCAAGGAGGACGAACGCAAATCCCGTCATCGCGCGATCGAGTTGATCGAACGCGCGTTGAGCGTGAACCCCGACGACGCCCGGGCCCGCTACATGGGGGCCGCGAATTTCGCGGCGATGGGCGACAAGGCCAAGGCGATCGAGTGGGCCAACCTGGCACTGCGATCGAGCGAAGACGAGCCGATGGTGTTCTACAACGCCGCGTGCACGTTCGCGGTGCTGGAGGAACACGACCGGGCCATCGACCTCCTCGAACGCGCGGTGAAACTCGGCTGGGGCGACCGCGCCTGGATGGCGAACGACAGCGACCTCGCCTCGCTGCGCAACAAGCCCCGCTTCCAGGCGCTGCTGACCAGCCTGAACTGA